From Enterococcus wangshanyuanii, the proteins below share one genomic window:
- a CDS encoding SHOCT domain-containing protein: MGYCSTYLNGSRGMMRGNIFGMGFIWWLLIAVLIIAVIYFMKNQRDQSHEPMIKNSSNPAPTSAHSSALDLLDEEFVKGTISEEEYLHKKELLKQ; the protein is encoded by the coding sequence ATGGGTTATTGTTCAACTTATTTAAATGGTAGCCGCGGAATGATGCGGGGAAATATATTCGGGATGGGCTTTATTTGGTGGCTATTGATTGCTGTACTGATTATTGCGGTGATTTACTTTATGAAAAATCAAAGGGATCAATCTCATGAGCCTATGATCAAAAATTCTTCAAATCCAGCTCCTACTAGTGCTCATTCATCTGCTCTTGATTTATTAGATGAAGAGTTTGTAAAAGGAACGATTTCAGAAGAAGAATACCTGCACAAAAAAGAGTTACTAAAACAATAA
- a CDS encoding response regulator transcription factor, with protein MSDKKSRILLIEDDASIAELQKDYLEINQMEAEISSDGKVGLTRALNEPFDLIVVDIMLPSMDGFEICRRIREKKNIPLMIVSAKKEDIDKIRGLGLGADDYLTKPFSPSELVARVQAHIKRYQLLTGSDSANETIESGQIVIDKSARRVHVLGKEVIFTTKEFDLLLFFMTHPNRVWMKEQLFRQVWDMDELDSDIYTVVVHVGRIREKLKKANLSEIPIETIWGSGYRFNT; from the coding sequence ATGTCTGATAAAAAATCACGGATATTACTAATTGAAGATGATGCAAGTATTGCAGAATTACAAAAAGATTATCTTGAGATCAATCAAATGGAAGCTGAAATCTCTAGTGATGGAAAAGTTGGCTTGACCAGAGCGCTGAATGAGCCGTTTGATTTGATCGTAGTAGATATCATGCTGCCATCGATGGACGGGTTTGAAATTTGCAGAAGGATCAGAGAAAAAAAGAATATTCCTTTGATGATCGTTTCTGCTAAAAAAGAGGACATTGACAAAATCAGAGGATTAGGTCTAGGCGCAGATGATTACCTTACCAAACCATTTAGTCCTAGTGAATTAGTAGCCAGAGTACAGGCACATATCAAACGTTATCAACTACTAACGGGGTCGGATTCAGCGAATGAAACGATTGAAAGCGGCCAAATCGTTATTGATAAAAGTGCTCGTAGAGTCCATGTTTTAGGGAAAGAAGTCATTTTTACAACGAAAGAATTTGACTTGTTACTTTTCTTTATGACACATCCAAATCGGGTTTGGATGAAAGAACAGCTTTTTCGTCAAGTTTGGGACATGGATGAGCTGGACAGCGATATTTATACTGTTGTAGTGCATGTCGGACGTATCAGAGAAAAATTGAAAAAAGCGAATTTATCAGAGATACCAATAGAAACTATTTGGGGCAGCGGTTATCGCTTCAATACGTGA